The uncultured Roseibium sp. genome contains a region encoding:
- a CDS encoding winged helix DNA-binding protein has product MSDKTPDQPASIGPVVSSAHLASGAMPALSEVEFAVTMMVNAYHRWMVRCMAASGTEGMSPLDVLVLHTINHRGRPKTLSDICLVLNIEDTHTVTYAMKKLEKAGLIKSGRRGKEKTAEITESGETACLEYRRLREALLVKPMKALGLDENELSRLAATLRLVSGNYDQAARAAAAM; this is encoded by the coding sequence ATGAGTGACAAGACGCCGGACCAGCCCGCCAGTATCGGCCCTGTCGTGTCGTCGGCCCATCTGGCCTCCGGCGCCATGCCGGCGCTTTCCGAAGTCGAGTTCGCGGTGACCATGATGGTCAATGCCTATCACCGTTGGATGGTGCGCTGCATGGCAGCGTCGGGCACCGAAGGCATGAGCCCGCTCGACGTTCTTGTCCTGCATACGATCAATCATCGCGGACGCCCGAAGACCCTGTCCGACATCTGCCTCGTGCTCAATATCGAGGACACGCACACGGTGACCTATGCGATGAAGAAGCTTGAAAAGGCGGGCCTCATCAAATCCGGCCGTCGCGGCAAGGAAAAGACGGCCGAAATCACCGAAAGCGGGGAAACAGCCTGTCTGGAATACCGCCGCCTGCGGGAGGCGCTTCTGGTCAAGCCGATGAAGGCGCTCGGGCTCGACGAGAATGAGCTCTCCCGCCTTGCCGCAACCCTGCGCCTGGTTTCGGGCAATTACGACCAGGCCGCCC